Below is a window of Cytobacillus firmus DNA.
GCACTTCCCGACGCTGAAGCAGCGCATGGAGTTCATGAGGGTGACGAGGAGAATTTACAGACTGACCAGAAGTGAGCCGAAACGGTTTTATCAGGCGGAGCAGTTTTATTTTTCCCATTTGGATTCTGCTGTGGAGCTGGCGGAAAAGTATGTCTTTCTATCTTCCCAGCCGCGAAAATCGCGTGAACTGGATCAGTCCCTCCAGGAGACTAGACGTACTCTTGATGCACTTACCCATCATGTAGAGGAAGATCTTCACAGGGTTATCGCAGAAGATATTGATCAGCTTCATCTTGAAATTGATGTTGCCAGGAATTCGATTGAGAAGATAAAAGAATCAAGAATTCATGATGAAAGCAGGAGATTAAAATGACCGAAGAAAAACCGTCCCTGTTAAAAAACACTGATTTAATAGATGATTTGCTGGCAGATCCTTTTGGGGAAAATCAGCAGCCTGCTTCCTCGCCGCTGCATTCGGAAAAGCGGACAAGGCTTATAGATGTGATTCCGGAAGAAAATCGCGAAAAAGCTTATCAGCTTGCAAAGCAAATTGATCCGGCCAATCACCAGGCGATGATCTCATACGGAACACCAGCTCAATCAAAGCTGTTATCGTTCTCCCATACCATGCTCGAGCATGTTCAGAAAAAAGACGTTGGTGAAGTGGGAACAATCATTAATGATCTGATGAAAAAATTCAGCGATGTGAATCCGGATGAGCTGAAGCCTGAGAAATCATCCTTTTTTGCGCGTATGTTCGGAAGGATTTCCGGTTCTGTTCAGGAAGTATTGTCCAAATACCAGAAAACAGGAGCTCAAATCGACCGCATCAGCGTGAAATTGGAAAGAAGCAAAAACGCGCTTCTTTCCGACATTGTCATGTTAGATAAGCTTTACGATAATAATAAAGAGTATTTTCATGCGTTAAATGTTTATATTGCAGCAGGAGAACTAAAGCTTGAGGAGCTTCATGAAAAGACCATTCCCGAGCTGAAAAAGAGGGCAGAAGAGTCAAATGACCAAATGAAGTTCCAGGAAGTAAACGATATGATCCAGTTTGCCGACCGCCTGGATAAACGTCTTTATGACTTGAAGCTGAGCCGTGAAATAACGATTCAAAGTGCGCCGCAGATCCGCCTGATACAGAATACCAATCAGGCATTAGTTGAAAAAATCCAGTCTTCTATCATGACTGCCATCCCGCTTTGGAAAAATCAGGTGGCTATTGCCCTGACACTGCTTCGCCAGCGCCATGCCGTCGAAGCCCAGAAGAAGGTATCAAAAACCACCAATGATCTTCTTTTGAAAAATGCGGAGATGCTAAAAGTGAATACAATTGAAACGGCACGTGAAAATGAGCGGGGCCTTGTTGATATCGAAACGCTAAAGAAAACACAGGAGAATCTGATCTCTACTCTTGAAGAAACCTTGAGGATCCAGGAAGAAGGCAGGAATAAGCGCCGGCAGGCAGAACATGACCTGGCCAATATGGAGAATGACTTAAGGATGAAGCTGCTGGAGATTAAGGGAAATTAAAAGAAGAGCGATATTCAATCAAACGTTTGATTGAACATCGCTCTTTTGCTGTTTAAACGGTTATTCCAGCTTCAGGGGCAGGTGTTTGTTTTTTTACAGGGAGCTTTATGACAGCTTCTGTACCTCTCCCTTTCTTGCTATTGAAATGAATGGAACCATTATGGGATTGAACAATCTTGAAGCTGACTGTGAGCCCGAGGCCTGTTCCCTTCTCCTTTGACGAATAAAAAGGTTCACCGATCCTATTCAGGCGATCTTCCGACATGCCGCAGCCGGTATCCTTAACCAGGATAGTCAGCTGGTGGTCTTCTGCCAGCAGTGTAACGGTTACTTTGCCGCCTTCATTAGATGCTTCGATGGCATTTTTTATGATATTAATAAAAAGCTGCTTAAGCTGATTCGGTTCACATTCAATCATATACACATCCGATTTTAACAGAAATTCAATCTGGACATTGTGCATGCTGGCTTCAGTTTTTAAAAGCGAAATGACATTAAACAGGATTTTTTGAACATCTGCTTTTGTGAAACAAATATCCTGAGGCTTGGCAAGGAGCAGAAGCTCGCCGACAATATGGTTGATCCGGTCGAGTTCTTCCTGCATGATCTGATAATAGAACTGATGCTTTTCATCTTCCAGCTGCATCAGCTGCACAAAGCCTTTTAAAGATGTGAGAGGATTTCTGATTTCATGTGCAACACTTGCAGAAAGCTCTCCTACCACAGAAAGCTTTTCGGTTCGGCGGAGTCTTTCTTCAGCCTGACGGAGCT
It encodes the following:
- a CDS encoding 5-bromo-4-chloroindolyl phosphate hydrolysis family protein, which codes for MNSFLAFAFRLLTAVPLSVSVWLASYFAFGQTFFLSGVYGAGAGLLTYWAGGLIQRRRFLKKHGLTKREYQYIKRNLDEARRKIARLHKAMFSIRHFPTLKQRMEFMRVTRRIYRLTRSEPKRFYQAEQFYFSHLDSAVELAEKYVFLSSQPRKSRELDQSLQETRRTLDALTHHVEEDLHRVIAEDIDQLHLEIDVARNSIEKIKESRIHDESRRLK
- a CDS encoding toxic anion resistance protein, producing MTEEKPSLLKNTDLIDDLLADPFGENQQPASSPLHSEKRTRLIDVIPEENREKAYQLAKQIDPANHQAMISYGTPAQSKLLSFSHTMLEHVQKKDVGEVGTIINDLMKKFSDVNPDELKPEKSSFFARMFGRISGSVQEVLSKYQKTGAQIDRISVKLERSKNALLSDIVMLDKLYDNNKEYFHALNVYIAAGELKLEELHEKTIPELKKRAEESNDQMKFQEVNDMIQFADRLDKRLYDLKLSREITIQSAPQIRLIQNTNQALVEKIQSSIMTAIPLWKNQVAIALTLLRQRHAVEAQKKVSKTTNDLLLKNAEMLKVNTIETARENERGLVDIETLKKTQENLISTLEETLRIQEEGRNKRRQAEHDLANMENDLRMKLLEIKGN